In the genome of Leeuwenhoekiella sp. MAR_2009_132, one region contains:
- a CDS encoding 5-(carboxyamino)imidazole ribonucleotide synthase, translating into MNSYFSSDFKLAILGGGQLGKMLLYETRKFDIQTAVLDPSNEAPSRIAANYFEQGDLMDFNTVYNFGKKADVVTFEIEAVNVEALEKLQSEGITVYPSPQTLRKIQDKGVQKDFYSEKNIPTAPYKLYPNLEALKLAITARQTSLPFVWKSTQGGYDGKGVQVVRSIDDLTKLIDVPCIAEEMIAFKNELAVIVVRNPSGEVRSYPVVEMEFHPEANQVEYVICPARIDEAVAQKARDVATKVSEAFEHVGLLAVELFQTQDDQIIVNEVAPRPHNSGHYSIEGSYTNQFEQHLRAILNLPLGETESKIGAVMVNLVGEEGYTGNVFYDKMGEILALKGVTPHIYGKRKTRPFRKMGHVTIVNSDLSEARKIAEEVKKTIKVITKI; encoded by the coding sequence ATGAACTCTTATTTCTCTTCAGACTTTAAACTTGCTATTTTAGGTGGCGGTCAATTAGGCAAAATGTTGCTGTACGAAACCCGTAAATTTGATATACAAACTGCGGTTTTAGACCCTAGCAATGAAGCTCCTTCCCGTATTGCAGCAAACTATTTTGAACAGGGGGATTTGATGGACTTTAATACGGTTTATAACTTCGGAAAAAAAGCCGATGTGGTAACTTTTGAGATTGAAGCCGTAAATGTAGAAGCTCTAGAAAAACTGCAGTCTGAAGGAATCACCGTTTATCCCAGCCCGCAGACCTTGCGAAAAATTCAGGATAAAGGGGTTCAAAAAGACTTTTATTCAGAAAAAAATATACCCACAGCTCCCTACAAACTATATCCCAATCTGGAAGCTTTAAAACTAGCCATTACCGCACGGCAAACCAGTTTACCTTTTGTATGGAAAAGTACTCAAGGTGGTTATGATGGTAAAGGTGTACAGGTAGTGCGCTCTATTGATGATCTTACTAAGCTTATCGATGTGCCCTGTATTGCTGAAGAAATGATTGCATTTAAAAATGAGCTTGCGGTAATTGTCGTGCGTAATCCCAGTGGGGAAGTAAGATCTTACCCTGTTGTAGAAATGGAGTTTCACCCGGAAGCTAACCAGGTAGAATATGTGATTTGTCCTGCTCGTATTGATGAGGCTGTAGCTCAGAAAGCACGTGATGTTGCAACTAAAGTTTCTGAGGCATTTGAACACGTAGGCTTACTGGCTGTAGAGTTATTTCAAACTCAGGATGACCAGATCATTGTAAATGAAGTAGCACCCAGACCCCACAACAGTGGTCATTATAGTATAGAAGGTAGTTATACAAATCAATTTGAACAACACCTGCGTGCCATTTTAAATCTACCGTTAGGAGAGACCGAAAGCAAAATAGGCGCCGTTATGGTTAACCTTGTAGGAGAAGAAGGCTATACTGGTAATGTATTTTATGATAAGATGGGAGAAATTCTGGCTTTAAAAGGTGTTACGCCACACATTTATGGAAAACGAAAAACCAGACCTTTTAGAAAAATGGGGCACGTCACTATCGTAAATAGCGATCTAAGTGAAGCCCGTAAAATTGCTGAAGAAGTAAAGAAAACGATCAAAGTCATCACAAAAATATAA